Part of the Crossiella cryophila genome, CGGTCACCAACGCGCTGTGGAAAGCCCAGCGGGACAAGGCGAACTGGGGTGCCTGGTACCCGGAGGCGGCCCCGTCGTTCTTCTTCAAACCGGTGGAACTCTCCGCCGAGCTGACCCGGTTCATGTTCGACCCGGCCGTGCGCGTCCCGCTGTACCAGACCGTGCTGCACGACTCGCTGATCTCCACCGACCGCTGGGAGCTGCCGCTGTCCAAACTCCCCGCCCTGGCCAAGGACCGCATCCTGCTCGCGCTGCTCTACAACGTCCCGCCGAACCTGGTGCTGGACCAGGGGGAGCTGGACCGGCACGGCGAGCGGATCGCCGAGCTGCACAAGGTGTTCTCACCCCTGCACAGGCTGGCGGGCACCGAGGCGATGACCGGATTCCGCTGGGTGGACGGCGATCCCAAGGTGCAGGAGACCGAGTTCGGCAACGGCGTGCTGCGGGTGCGCGCCGACTTCAGCACCGGCTGCGTGCGGACCTCGCGGAGTCAGGAGAAGTACTGCCCGAGCGCCTGGTGATCACGGCGACCCTGGACTCCTGGACGAGCTGCCGCGGGCGATCAGCCGGGCGTCCAGGGTCACCGTGCTGGGTAGTCGCCCCGGATCGGCGATCCGGGCCAGCAGCAGCCGGGTGGCCTGCACACCGATCTGGTAGGCGGGCTGGGCCACCACGCTGAGCTGCGGCTCCAGCAACGTCGTCCACGGCGCGTCGTCGAAGGAGACCAGCCCCAGGTCGATCCCGGCCCGCAGGCCGTGCGCGCGCATCGCGCCCAGCACCCCGACCGCCATCGCGCTGTTGCCCACCAGCAGCGCGTCCGGCCGCTCCGGCCCGCCCAGCAGCTCCGAGGCCGCCACCTGCGCGCCCGGCGCCCGGTACTCGGCCCGGCGCAGCACCTCCCGGCGGCCGGTGCCGACCAGGGCGTCCCGGTAGCCCGCGGCGCGGTCATCGGCCGTGGGCACCCCCTCCGGGCCGGTCAGGCAGGCGATCCGCTGGTAGCCCTGTTCGATCAGGTGCTCGGTGGCCTGGCGGGCGGCCAGGCGGCTGTGCACCAGCACCATGTCGCAGGAGCGGTCCGGCATCCGCCGGTCCACCGCCACCACCGGGGTGCCGCTGTCGAAGAGCGGGTCCAGGCTGCCGGGCAGCCCCGAGGGCGAGACGATCACGCCGGCCGCGCGCTCGCTCAGCGCCACCTCGACGTAACGCCGCTCCTTGTCCGCGTTCTCATCGGAATTGCACAGGACCACCTGGAAGCCACCGGCCTGCGCGGTGTCCTCCACCCCGCGGGCGATCGCGGTGAAGAACGGGTTCTCCACGTCCGAGATGATCAAGGCGAGTACCGCGGTCTCCTGCCTGCGCAGGTTGCGGGCCAGGCCGTTGGGCCGGTACCCGAGTTCCTTCGCCGCCGCCCTGACCCGGCTCGCCAGCTCCGGATCCACGGTGGACTTGCCGTTCAACGCCCGCGAGACCGTCGCGGTGGACACCCCTGCCCGTGCGGCTACATCACTGATCGTCGCCAACTGTCTGACCCCTTGCTGCGCGCTGTCCCCGCGGACACCTTATTGACCCGGCCGCAAATTAAGAAAGAATCTTGGCGAAATCGATTGCGTGCACGTTGCGCTTTTCGCCCGGTCGGGCATTGATCCACTCGGTTGACGCGCGCGGTCCAGGCGTGGCGAATCATGCGCATGTCTGCAACCGTGCACTCACGCACCGAAGGGAGAGCACCGTGGCTCAAGAGGTCCGTGGCGTGATCGCCAGGAGCAAGCAGGCGCCCGTCGAACTGGTGACCATCGTGGTACCGGACCCCGGGCCGGGCGAGGCCGTGGTGAAGGTGCAGGCGTGCGGGGTCTGCCACACCGACCTGCACTACCGCGAGGGCGGCATCAACGACGAGTTCCCGTTCCTGCTCGGCCACGAGGCCGCCGGGATCGTCGAGGCGGTCGGCCCCGGCGTCACCGAGGTCGAACCAGGTGACTTCGTGGTGCTGAACTGGCGTGCGGTCTGCGGTCAGTGCCGGGCGTGCCGGCGCGGGCGGCCCTGGTACTGCTTCAACACCCACAACGCGGCCCAGCCGATGACGCTGACCGATGGCACCCCGCTCAGCCCGGCGCTGGGCATCGGCGCGTTCGCGGACAAGACCCTGGTCGCCGCCGGTCAGTGCACCAAGGTCGACCCGGAGGCCAGGGCGGCCGCGGTCGGCCTGCTCGGCTGCGGGGTGATGGCCGGCATCGGCGCGGCCATCAACACCGGCGGCGTCGGGCGCGGCGACTCGGTGGCGGTGATCGGCTGCGGCGGCGTCGGCGACGGCGCGATCGCCGGATCCGCGCTGGCCGGGGCGCACACCATCATCGCGGTGGACATGGACCCGGCCAAGCTGGAGCTGGCCAGGGGCTTCGGCGCCACCCACGTCGTCAACGCCAGGGAGACCGACCCGGTCGCCGCGATCCAGGAGCTGACCGGCGGCAACGGCGCGGACGTGGTGATCGACGCGGTCGGCCGCCCGGAGACCTGGAAGCAGGCTTTCTACGCCCGCGACCTGGCTGGCACCGTGGTGCTGGTCGGCGTGCCCACCCCGGAGATGACCATCGAGATGCCGCTGATCGACTTCTTCTCCCGCGGCGGCGCGCTCAAGTCCTCCTGGTACGGCGACTGCCTGCCCAGCCGCGACTTCCCCACGCTGGTCGAGCTGTACCGGCAGGGCAAGCTGGACCTGGACGCCTTCGTCAGCGAGGAGATCCCGCTGGACGGGGTGGAGGGCGCGTTCGAGAAGATGCACACCGGCGGCGTGCTGCGCTCGGTGGTGGTCTTCTGATGGCCGTCCGGATCGACCACACGGTCACCTCCGGCACGTTCAGCCTGGACG contains:
- a CDS encoding LacI family DNA-binding transcriptional regulator, with amino-acid sequence MATISDVAARAGVSTATVSRALNGKSTVDPELASRVRAAAKELGYRPNGLARNLRRQETAVLALIISDVENPFFTAIARGVEDTAQAGGFQVVLCNSDENADKERRYVEVALSERAAGVIVSPSGLPGSLDPLFDSGTPVVAVDRRMPDRSCDMVLVHSRLAARQATEHLIEQGYQRIACLTGPEGVPTADDRAAGYRDALVGTGRREVLRRAEYRAPGAQVAASELLGGPERPDALLVGNSAMAVGVLGAMRAHGLRAGIDLGLVSFDDAPWTTLLEPQLSVVAQPAYQIGVQATRLLLARIADPGRLPSTVTLDARLIARGSSSRSPGSP
- a CDS encoding S-(hydroxymethyl)mycothiol dehydrogenase; translation: MAQEVRGVIARSKQAPVELVTIVVPDPGPGEAVVKVQACGVCHTDLHYREGGINDEFPFLLGHEAAGIVEAVGPGVTEVEPGDFVVLNWRAVCGQCRACRRGRPWYCFNTHNAAQPMTLTDGTPLSPALGIGAFADKTLVAAGQCTKVDPEARAAAVGLLGCGVMAGIGAAINTGGVGRGDSVAVIGCGGVGDGAIAGSALAGAHTIIAVDMDPAKLELARGFGATHVVNARETDPVAAIQELTGGNGADVVIDAVGRPETWKQAFYARDLAGTVVLVGVPTPEMTIEMPLIDFFSRGGALKSSWYGDCLPSRDFPTLVELYRQGKLDLDAFVSEEIPLDGVEGAFEKMHTGGVLRSVVVF